A genome region from Psychrobacter jeotgali includes the following:
- the tenA gene encoding thiaminase II produces the protein MDYQTLRNNCPAWDDYLHHDFINQLATGTLPKDSFRHYLKQDYLYLLQYTRVMALSVYKSDTLAQMRLGQAGINAMLDLEIGMYLNFCDQWGVSIEEVESTAESTATIAYSRYLLDAAMSGSLAELYAAIAPCLMGYGEIGKRLQAEGFLPDNPYQPWIDVFASDEFQAITVQNENHINELLGSVSPSQGDKLQQLFNTAARMEVNFWQMALEIA, from the coding sequence ATGGACTATCAAACCCTCCGTAATAATTGTCCCGCATGGGATGATTACCTTCATCATGACTTTATCAATCAATTGGCTACCGGTACTCTGCCCAAAGACAGCTTTCGCCATTACTTGAAGCAGGACTACTTGTATTTGCTGCAATATACACGTGTGATGGCTTTGAGTGTTTATAAAAGCGACACTTTGGCACAAATGCGTCTTGGTCAAGCTGGCATTAATGCCATGCTAGATTTAGAAATCGGCATGTATTTAAATTTTTGTGACCAATGGGGTGTGAGTATTGAGGAAGTAGAAAGCACTGCAGAATCTACAGCGACTATTGCCTATAGCCGCTACTTATTAGATGCGGCCATGTCAGGCTCTTTAGCTGAGCTCTATGCTGCTATCGCCCCTTGTTTGATGGGCTATGGTGAGATTGGTAAACGTCTTCAAGCAGAAGGCTTCCTCCCTGATAACCCCTATCAGCCGTGGATTGATGTATTTGCCAGCGATGAGTTTCAAGCCATTACTGTCCAAAACGAAAACCATATTAATGAGCTACTGGGATCAGTAAGCCCTTCTCAAGGCGATAAGTTGCAACAACTGTTTAATACCGCCGCGCGTATGGAGGTTAATTTTTGGCAGATGGCTTTAGAGATTGCCTAA
- a CDS encoding class I SAM-dependent DNA methyltransferase: MAVFDEHANAYDSWFLDNQNLLASELKLVAHFLTKDSTTLSIGCGSGLFEMLLLKDYDLSIHYGVEPSADMAAIAKKRGLKVDISPAETYEIEPDKFDIILFNGSVSYISDLDLCIKKAFAALKSGGKLILIDVPKESGFASLYNLAGSLDTWSHPLLEHITPANPYPIELVKSANWRTSDEKIKLMQANGFIDLEYAQTLLTHPMYANDKVQEVIEGYDQGDYVAICGYKR, encoded by the coding sequence ATGGCCGTATTTGACGAACATGCTAATGCATACGATAGCTGGTTTCTTGATAATCAAAATTTGCTTGCCAGCGAACTCAAACTGGTTGCTCACTTCTTAACTAAAGATAGCACTACCCTATCTATAGGCTGCGGTAGCGGACTGTTTGAGATGCTATTATTAAAGGATTATGACCTCTCTATCCACTATGGTGTTGAACCTTCAGCAGATATGGCCGCCATTGCCAAAAAACGAGGCTTAAAAGTCGATATCAGCCCCGCTGAAACTTATGAAATTGAGCCTGACAAATTTGATATTATTCTATTTAATGGCAGTGTCAGCTATATCAGTGATTTAGACTTATGTATTAAAAAGGCGTTTGCGGCGTTAAAATCTGGCGGTAAGCTGATCCTTATCGATGTGCCAAAAGAAAGCGGCTTTGCCAGCTTATACAACTTGGCAGGCTCTTTGGATACATGGTCACACCCCCTACTCGAGCACATCACACCCGCTAATCCTTATCCTATCGAGCTGGTAAAATCCGCCAATTGGCGTACTTCTGATGAGAAAATTAAGCTGATGCAAGCCAATGGATTTATAGATCTTGAGTATGCCCAAACCTTGCTTACCCATCCGATGTACGCTAATGACAAGGTGCAAGAGGTCATTGAAGGCTATGACCAAGGGGATTATGTAGCGATTTGCGGTTATAAGAGATAA
- a CDS encoding YbeD family protein — MSDDPKNTSNQNYSDQDRAPKKEFKVTELGVNDGILKGKKTDIQNPELWEFPMDYPMSIIGHEGQHDSLLNEVKLILGSQFPEFDLASMEVKPSKTGRFHSVRVNLYLTEVEQVNSLYAALDDAETVRMVV, encoded by the coding sequence ATGAGTGATGACCCAAAAAACACCAGCAACCAAAACTACAGTGATCAAGATCGAGCCCCTAAAAAAGAGTTTAAAGTCACTGAACTAGGGGTTAACGACGGCATCTTAAAAGGTAAAAAAACCGACATCCAAAACCCTGAGCTTTGGGAGTTCCCGATGGACTATCCTATGAGCATTATCGGTCACGAAGGTCAGCATGACAGCCTGCTTAATGAAGTCAAGCTAATCTTAGGCAGTCAATTCCCTGAATTTGACTTGGCTTCTATGGAAGTAAAACCCTCTAAAACTGGTCGCTTCCACTCTGTGCGTGTTAACTTGTACTTGACCGAGGTTGAGCAAGTGAACAGTCTATATGCTGCCCTCGATGATGCAGAAACGGTTCGTATGGTGGTATAG
- the nrdA gene encoding class 1a ribonucleoside-diphosphate reductase subunit alpha: protein MTHIDKIQVTKRDGRLEPIDLDKIHKVIEWAAHDLDNVSVSQVELKSHIQFYEGIKTRDIHETIIKSAADLISEDTPDYQYLAARLAIFHLRKIAYNRFTPPHLFDHVKTLTEAGKYDEHILADYSRAEFDELDDYIDHWRDMNLAYAAVEQMTGKYLVQDRVTKRVYESPQFLYMLVGMCLFANYDQAERMSYVKRFYDASSQFKISLPTPIMSGVRTPSRQFSSCVLIECGDSLDSINATTSAIVRYVSQRAGIGINAGRIRALGSPIRGGEAQHTGCIPFYKLFQTAVKCCSQGGVRGGAATLFYPLWHLEVESLLVLKNNRGVEDNRVRHMDYGVQINKTLYTRLIKGQDISLFSPSDVPGLYDAFFEDQDEFEALYTKYEQDESIRSRQIPAAELFSLMMQERASTGRIYIQNVDHCNTHSPFDPTVAPIRQSNLCMEIALPTKPLDNINDETGEIALCTLSAVNLGKVENVSDIEEPAELIVRALDALLDYQDYPVKAAENGSMRRRTLGVGVINYAYYLAKNGVRYSDGSALGLTHQTFEALQYYLLKASNKLAKEQGACPAFNETTYSQGILPIDTYKKDLDQICQEPLHLDWETLRQEITEHGLRNSTLTALMPSETSSQIANATNGIEPPRGLVSIKASKDGILKQVVPDIGTLRDQYELLWQMPNNDGYLKLVAVMQKFVDQSISANTNYDPTRYEGQRVPMKTLLKDLLTAYKLGVKTLYYHNTRDGANDAQADMEDDCAGGACKI from the coding sequence ATGACACATATCGACAAAATCCAAGTGACCAAACGTGATGGACGTTTAGAGCCCATTGATTTAGATAAAATCCATAAGGTCATTGAGTGGGCAGCTCACGATTTAGATAATGTGTCAGTGTCTCAAGTTGAGCTCAAGTCACACATTCAGTTTTACGAAGGTATCAAGACTCGTGATATTCACGAAACCATCATCAAATCAGCTGCGGATTTGATTTCAGAAGACACTCCTGATTATCAATATTTAGCGGCACGCCTAGCCATCTTCCATCTGCGCAAAATCGCTTATAACCGCTTTACCCCACCGCACTTATTTGATCATGTCAAAACTTTGACTGAAGCAGGTAAGTACGATGAGCATATTCTAGCCGATTATAGCCGTGCAGAGTTTGACGAGCTTGATGACTATATCGATCACTGGCGTGATATGAATCTGGCCTACGCTGCTGTTGAGCAGATGACTGGGAAATACCTGGTACAAGATCGGGTGACTAAGCGTGTTTACGAAAGCCCGCAGTTCTTATATATGCTGGTCGGTATGTGCCTGTTTGCCAATTATGACCAAGCTGAGCGCATGAGCTATGTCAAACGCTTTTACGATGCTTCTTCACAGTTTAAAATCTCCCTACCAACGCCTATTATGTCTGGTGTGCGCACCCCATCACGCCAGTTTAGCTCGTGCGTATTGATCGAGTGCGGCGATAGTCTCGACTCTATCAATGCCACTACTAGCGCTATCGTACGCTACGTGTCACAGCGTGCAGGCATCGGCATCAACGCCGGTCGTATTCGCGCCCTTGGTAGCCCGATTCGTGGCGGTGAAGCGCAGCATACCGGCTGTATTCCGTTTTACAAACTGTTCCAAACCGCAGTTAAGTGCTGCTCACAAGGCGGCGTACGCGGCGGTGCGGCTACCTTATTCTACCCGTTATGGCATTTAGAAGTTGAGTCGCTACTGGTACTCAAAAATAACCGCGGGGTTGAAGACAACCGTGTCCGTCATATGGATTACGGCGTACAGATTAACAAAACCCTTTATACCCGTTTGATTAAAGGCCAAGATATCAGCCTGTTCTCACCTTCTGATGTGCCAGGACTATACGACGCTTTCTTTGAAGATCAAGACGAGTTTGAAGCGCTCTACACCAAATACGAGCAAGATGAGTCTATTCGTAGCCGCCAAATTCCAGCAGCAGAGCTGTTCAGCCTGATGATGCAAGAGCGTGCCAGCACTGGTCGTATCTACATCCAAAACGTCGATCATTGCAACACCCATAGCCCATTTGATCCTACGGTGGCACCGATTCGCCAATCGAACCTATGCATGGAGATTGCGCTACCGACCAAACCTCTCGATAACATCAATGATGAAACTGGCGAGATTGCACTTTGTACTTTATCGGCGGTGAATCTAGGTAAAGTCGAAAATGTCAGCGATATCGAAGAGCCTGCTGAGCTCATTGTACGTGCGCTTGATGCCCTCCTCGACTACCAAGACTATCCAGTAAAAGCGGCTGAAAATGGCAGTATGCGCCGCCGTACTTTAGGGGTTGGGGTCATTAACTATGCTTATTACCTTGCCAAGAATGGCGTACGTTATTCAGACGGTTCGGCATTGGGTCTGACCCATCAAACTTTTGAAGCGCTACAGTATTATCTACTAAAAGCCTCAAATAAATTGGCAAAAGAGCAAGGCGCCTGCCCTGCCTTTAACGAGACCACCTATTCACAAGGTATCTTGCCTATTGATACTTATAAAAAGGACTTGGATCAGATTTGCCAAGAGCCGCTGCATTTAGACTGGGAAACTCTGCGTCAGGAAATCACTGAGCATGGCCTGCGTAACTCTACTTTGACTGCCCTTATGCCGTCTGAGACTTCTAGTCAAATTGCTAATGCCACCAATGGTATCGAGCCGCCACGTGGTTTGGTTTCTATTAAAGCCTCTAAAGACGGTATCCTCAAGCAAGTGGTTCCTGATATCGGTACGCTTAGAGACCAGTACGAGCTACTATGGCAAATGCCTAATAATGACGGCTATCTAAAGCTGGTCGCTGTGATGCAAAAGTTTGTTGACCAAAGTATCTCGGCCAATACCAACTATGATCCGACTCGTTATGAGGGTCAGCGAGTGCCGATGAAGACTTTGCTGAAAGACTTGTTGACGGCGTATAAACTGGGCGTGAAGACCTTGTATTATCACAACACTCGTGATGGTGCCAATGACGCACAAGCGGATATGGAAGATGATTGTGCTGGTGGGGCTTGTAAGATATAA
- a CDS encoding P-loop ATPase, Sll1717 family: MEDIKIRPNMKIGQLDAESDGKFLSECYINNGLIDVLINTNTSEAIILGRTGAGKTASLLTIDERIDQEHSKLLDLENVFLRYIDNSNIIKFLTDNDVNLDLFYKYLWRHVLTVEFLKLKYPHLKDKGKFFQFINDLKDLIRRPEEKIALNYLEEWSDKYWVETVENIEEIVKSFSNDISAGFEAGFFDSKISLDGGQTLTEEQKIQVKNRAQKTVNNLQISELSKVIDLMDKHVFNDSKKPYYLLIDKLDENWVSIEVKYSLIKGLIEEIRHFRKIQNVKILVSLRVDLYQLTLEKTRSSGFQEDKLLSIIYNLNWTEKVLKDIVDKRITFLFKHQYTNKNIVFEDLFPSTNSRNGDPWQYLIKRTFWRPRDILHFVNYCLNQSIEKNLVDWSSIYKAEKEYSKERLKGLYEEWHDIYPSLQYLSYLLSDSKEIISLEDFNMILSEDKLISFYQILKKNQVSDEISNNIFSFIDDGISNREDIMFEILSCLYRSGLVGLSDNLPDSFDWSFRNSSYKSSFECSQSKWIKIHKMFHQALNTRV; encoded by the coding sequence ATGGAAGATATAAAAATAAGACCTAATATGAAAATAGGTCAGTTGGATGCTGAAAGTGACGGTAAGTTTTTATCAGAATGTTATATCAACAACGGACTTATTGATGTTTTAATTAATACAAATACCAGTGAAGCTATAATTTTAGGAAGAACAGGAGCTGGGAAAACTGCATCTTTGCTAACTATAGATGAAAGAATAGATCAAGAGCATTCAAAGCTACTTGACTTAGAAAATGTCTTTTTAAGATACATAGACAATTCGAATATAATTAAATTTTTAACAGATAATGATGTTAATTTAGATCTATTCTACAAATATCTTTGGCGTCATGTTCTAACTGTTGAGTTTCTGAAATTGAAATATCCACATCTGAAAGACAAAGGTAAGTTCTTTCAATTTATAAACGATTTAAAAGATTTGATACGTCGTCCTGAGGAAAAAATTGCATTAAATTACTTAGAAGAGTGGTCTGATAAATATTGGGTTGAAACTGTAGAGAATATAGAAGAGATAGTAAAAAGTTTCTCTAATGATATAAGTGCAGGATTTGAAGCAGGTTTTTTTGATAGTAAGATATCTTTAGATGGTGGTCAAACCTTAACTGAAGAACAAAAAATTCAAGTTAAAAACAGAGCACAAAAAACAGTAAATAACCTACAAATATCTGAACTCTCTAAAGTAATCGATTTGATGGATAAACACGTATTTAACGATAGTAAAAAACCATACTATCTATTGATCGATAAACTAGACGAGAATTGGGTATCAATAGAAGTTAAATATAGTTTAATCAAAGGATTGATTGAAGAAATTAGACATTTTAGAAAAATTCAAAATGTGAAAATACTGGTATCTTTAAGAGTAGATTTATATCAACTGACTTTGGAGAAAACTCGTTCTAGTGGCTTTCAAGAAGATAAGTTACTGTCAATAATTTATAATCTAAACTGGACTGAAAAGGTATTAAAGGACATAGTTGATAAGCGTATTACTTTTTTATTTAAACATCAATACACAAACAAAAATATTGTTTTTGAAGACTTATTTCCTTCTACTAATAGTAGAAATGGCGATCCTTGGCAATACTTGATCAAAAGAACTTTCTGGAGACCAAGAGATATATTGCACTTTGTAAACTATTGTTTGAATCAGTCTATAGAAAAAAATCTAGTGGACTGGAGTTCAATATACAAGGCAGAAAAAGAGTATTCTAAAGAAAGATTGAAAGGATTGTATGAAGAATGGCATGACATCTACCCATCATTACAGTATCTGTCGTACTTACTATCGGACTCTAAAGAAATTATTTCTTTAGAAGATTTCAATATGATCTTATCTGAAGATAAACTTATAAGTTTTTACCAAATTCTTAAAAAGAATCAAGTCAGCGATGAAATTTCAAATAATATCTTTAGTTTTATAGATGATGGTATATCTAATAGAGAAGATATTATGTTCGAAATTTTAAGCTGTTTATACCGATCTGGCTTAGTAGGTCTTTCAGATAATTTGCCTGATAGTTTTGACTGGTCTTTCCGAAACTCTTCATATAAATCCAGTTTTGAATGTAGTCAATCTAAATGGATTAAAATTCATAAGATGTTCCATCAAGCCCTCAATACTAGAGTATAA
- a CDS encoding DUF4145 domain-containing protein, with the protein MNFTEPEFMKERFNCPLCGTYAHMRWERLHDSNRYVNFFISNCACCDKNSLWRIITFKSPFSEPENAELIYPDFGFAALPDDDMPHDVKVDYEEAARIFSKSPRGSAALLRLGLQKLCKHLGEDGEKIDKDIRSLAAKNILPPMVVKVADTVRITGNNAVHPGTMSEEDFDNVAFKMFDLLNFIVRKGISEPKELENLYQLTPEGPRKSAEAKDAQSKQA; encoded by the coding sequence ATGAATTTTACTGAACCAGAATTTATGAAAGAAAGGTTTAACTGCCCTTTGTGCGGAACATACGCACATATGCGCTGGGAAAGGTTACACGATTCAAATAGGTACGTTAATTTCTTTATATCTAATTGTGCATGTTGTGATAAAAATAGTTTATGGAGAATAATTACCTTTAAGAGCCCTTTTAGTGAACCAGAAAATGCTGAACTAATATATCCAGATTTTGGATTTGCGGCATTGCCTGATGATGATATGCCTCATGACGTAAAGGTTGACTATGAAGAAGCTGCTAGAATTTTCTCTAAATCTCCTCGTGGTTCAGCAGCTTTGCTGAGATTAGGATTGCAAAAACTATGTAAGCATTTAGGTGAGGATGGAGAAAAGATAGATAAAGATATTCGCAGTCTCGCTGCCAAAAATATATTACCACCTATGGTCGTTAAAGTTGCCGATACGGTTCGTATAACAGGCAATAACGCGGTTCATCCTGGAACTATGTCAGAAGAAGATTTTGATAATGTTGCTTTTAAGATGTTTGATCTCCTAAATTTTATAGTTAGAAAAGGAATCTCTGAGCCTAAAGAGCTTGAAAATTTATATCAACTTACACCAGAAGGTCCTAGAAAAAGTGCAGAAGCTAAAGACGCTCAATCAAAGCAAGCGTAG
- a CDS encoding type II toxin-antitoxin system Phd/YefM family antitoxin, translated as MQPIFATQTASISELKTNPSALIKQSDGESIAILNHNKPVAYLVSTDMYERMMETMDDMALSQTVDARMNDGQVPVKVTLDDL; from the coding sequence ATGCAACCGATATTTGCGACACAGACAGCCAGTATCTCAGAACTAAAAACCAACCCTTCGGCACTGATTAAACAGTCGGACGGTGAATCCATTGCTATTTTAAATCACAATAAACCTGTGGCTTACTTAGTCTCAACAGATATGTATGAGCGCATGATGGAAACGATGGACGATATGGCATTAAGTCAAACCGTTGATGCACGAATGAATGACGGGCAAGTACCTGTAAAGGTAACGTTGGATGACTTATAA
- a CDS encoding type II toxin-antitoxin system RelE family toxin — MTYNLEFHPLALKEWKKLAPSIQQQFKKKLQQRLANPRIPASKPSGHTDTYKIKLRTIGYRLVYTVKEDVLVVYVLAVGKRENNKVYESLGSHQP, encoded by the coding sequence ATGACTTATAATCTTGAGTTTCATCCTTTAGCATTAAAAGAATGGAAAAAGTTAGCCCCCAGCATTCAGCAGCAATTTAAGAAAAAATTACAGCAGCGATTAGCAAACCCTCGTATTCCTGCTTCAAAACCTTCAGGACACACGGATACTTATAAAATTAAATTACGCACCATAGGTTACCGCCTAGTATATACCGTAAAAGAGGATGTGCTGGTAGTTTATGTATTAGCAGTAGGCAAAAGAGAAAATAACAAAGTATATGAAAGCCTTGGGTCGCACCAACCATAA
- the nrdB gene encoding class Ia ribonucleoside-diphosphate reductase subunit beta, whose product MTYSIFSQTPNDALKEPMFFGQPVNVARYDQQKHPIFEQLIEKQLSFFWRPEEVDVSKDRIDYGNLSSHEQHIFISNLKYQTLLDSIQGRSPNVVMLPLVSIPELETWIETWTFSETIHSRSYTHIIRNIVNDPGIVFDDIMQNEHILQRAADIAKYYDDLYYNSQLYNLYGAGTHNINGKEITVDLRTLKKQLYLCIMAVNVLEAIRFYVSFACSFAFAERKLMEGNAKIIKLIARDEALHLTGTQHMLNLMRNGKDDPEMVEIAKECYEQSIDIFTSAAQQEKEWAGYLFKDGSMIGLNKDILCQYIEYITNLRMEAVGLPSAFPNSKSNPIPWINTWLSSDNVQVAPQETEISSYLVGQIDSDLSDSDFDDFEL is encoded by the coding sequence ATGACTTATTCAATTTTTTCCCAAACGCCAAACGATGCGCTTAAAGAGCCGATGTTTTTTGGTCAACCCGTCAACGTGGCGCGTTATGACCAGCAAAAGCATCCGATATTTGAGCAGCTGATCGAAAAGCAATTATCGTTTTTTTGGCGTCCAGAAGAGGTTGACGTATCCAAAGATCGGATTGATTATGGCAATCTATCCTCACATGAGCAGCATATTTTTATCAGTAATCTAAAATATCAGACCCTGCTTGACTCCATTCAAGGTCGTAGCCCTAACGTGGTGATGCTGCCTTTGGTGTCTATTCCTGAGCTGGAGACTTGGATTGAGACTTGGACGTTTTCTGAGACCATTCACTCACGCAGCTATACCCATATCATTCGTAATATCGTCAATGATCCCGGTATTGTGTTTGATGACATTATGCAAAATGAACATATCTTGCAGCGCGCCGCTGACATTGCAAAATACTACGACGATTTATACTATAACTCACAGCTGTACAATCTATACGGCGCAGGCACGCATAATATTAATGGCAAAGAGATTACCGTTGATTTGCGTACCCTAAAGAAACAGCTGTACTTGTGCATCATGGCGGTCAACGTCTTAGAGGCGATTCGCTTTTATGTATCCTTTGCTTGCTCGTTTGCTTTTGCTGAACGTAAGCTCATGGAAGGTAATGCTAAGATTATTAAACTGATTGCTCGTGATGAGGCGCTGCATTTGACCGGTACCCAGCACATGCTGAACCTAATGCGTAATGGTAAAGACGATCCGGAGATGGTCGAGATTGCCAAAGAGTGCTATGAGCAAAGTATTGATATCTTTACCAGTGCTGCTCAGCAAGAGAAAGAATGGGCGGGCTACCTGTTCAAAGACGGCTCGATGATTGGCTTGAACAAAGACATTCTGTGTCAGTATATCGAATATATCACTAACTTACGTATGGAAGCGGTTGGCCTGCCATCAGCGTTCCCGAACTCCAAATCAAATCCAATTCCTTGGATCAATACTTGGCTGTCATCTGATAACGTGCAAGTAGCGCCACAAGAGACCGAAATCAGCTCGTACTTGGTCGGTCAGATTGATTCGGACTTGTCAGATAGTGATTTTGATGATTTTGAACTGTAA
- the yfaE gene encoding class I ribonucleotide reductase maintenance protein YfaE, translating to MTWVMTSKTKFYLHDDESLLDGLLRTGHDVNFQCREGYCGSCRIRKVASSHPVSYPFPPLAMIEKNEILPCCCQVRGVIYLDHEMVKDS from the coding sequence ATGACATGGGTGATGACCAGTAAAACCAAGTTTTATTTACACGACGATGAGAGCCTACTCGATGGGCTACTTCGTACTGGCCATGATGTTAATTTTCAGTGCCGTGAAGGTTATTGTGGCAGTTGTCGTATTCGAAAAGTGGCAAGCTCACATCCGGTTAGTTACCCTTTTCCTCCGCTCGCCATGATTGAAAAAAATGAGATACTGCCTTGCTGCTGTCAGGTACGCGGCGTTATCTATCTTGATCATGAAATGGTAAAAGACTCCTAA
- a CDS encoding S1C family serine protease, with translation MSSSPNTNRKSTVWKWLPWVLLLALIAAFIWLFMSMKTPSSEATWEPPRTEPSEQQLQAPVADTPDPIESYHNAVARASQSVVNIYTTQAMAEHPYMDDPVLRRFFEFHGNTPQGNGPTNLGSGVIVSEDGYIVTNAHVIEKADEITVAFNDGRKSRAKIIGTDPDSDLAVIKVDMNGLTPLAFREAPSRVGDLALAIGNPFGVGQTVTQGIISATGRTGLGVNKFEDFIQTDAAINPGNSGGALVDARGELVGINTVIFSRSGGSMGIGFAIPTAIVEQVMNALIKDGRVSRGWLGIEIQSQLRDPTQLETSTGVEVLNVVPQGPAAKSGLQVGDIILTIDDVEMTDANKLIQYVARKSPDTVLNTQILRNGKNAEVQVALEERPAQEEMQPPRILYDESLGGRGHPDIRGEEQEVPMMSEEERDRMREELLKLFENNGAPQ, from the coding sequence ATGTCGTCATCCCCGAACACCAATCGCAAGTCCACCGTTTGGAAGTGGTTACCTTGGGTTTTACTGCTGGCGTTAATTGCGGCATTTATCTGGCTGTTTATGAGTATGAAGACCCCATCATCAGAAGCAACATGGGAACCTCCTAGGACGGAGCCTAGTGAGCAACAGCTACAAGCGCCGGTCGCTGATACGCCAGATCCTATCGAGTCTTATCACAATGCCGTAGCCCGAGCTTCACAATCAGTGGTCAATATCTATACCACCCAAGCTATGGCAGAACATCCTTATATGGATGATCCAGTATTACGCCGTTTTTTTGAATTCCATGGTAATACTCCGCAAGGTAATGGCCCGACTAACTTAGGCTCTGGGGTGATTGTCTCAGAAGACGGTTACATTGTGACTAATGCTCATGTGATCGAAAAGGCTGATGAAATTACCGTTGCCTTCAATGATGGTCGTAAAAGCCGCGCAAAAATTATTGGTACGGATCCTGACAGTGATTTGGCAGTGATTAAGGTCGATATGAACGGTTTGACACCGCTGGCATTTCGAGAAGCTCCTAGCCGGGTGGGCGACTTGGCCCTGGCGATTGGTAACCCATTCGGTGTAGGTCAAACAGTAACCCAAGGGATCATCTCAGCTACTGGCCGTACGGGGCTAGGAGTCAATAAGTTTGAGGACTTCATCCAGACTGATGCCGCTATCAACCCAGGTAACTCAGGCGGGGCGCTGGTCGATGCTCGTGGTGAATTGGTCGGTATCAATACAGTCATTTTCTCTCGCTCTGGCGGTTCAATGGGTATTGGCTTTGCAATTCCGACAGCTATCGTTGAGCAGGTGATGAATGCACTGATTAAAGATGGCCGCGTAAGCCGTGGTTGGCTTGGTATTGAGATTCAATCACAGCTGCGTGATCCAACTCAGCTGGAAACTTCAACTGGTGTCGAGGTGCTAAACGTGGTGCCACAAGGACCTGCTGCTAAAAGCGGTTTACAAGTTGGTGATATTATCTTAACTATCGACGATGTCGAGATGACGGACGCAAATAAACTGATTCAGTATGTAGCACGTAAGTCGCCAGATACGGTGTTAAATACGCAGATATTACGTAATGGTAAGAATGCTGAAGTCCAAGTGGCCTTAGAGGAGCGCCCAGCGCAGGAAGAAATGCAGCCCCCGCGTATCCTCTATGACGAAAGTCTTGGTGGTCGTGGCCATCCTGATATACGAGGTGAGGAGCAGGAAGTACCGATGATGTCAGAAGAGGAGCGTGATCGTATGCGTGAAGAGCTACTTAAACTATTTGAAAATAATGGCGCACCTCAGTAA
- a CDS encoding Nif3-like dinuclear metal center hexameric protein, protein MTINNSNPNNNTTLSQPTISAQALTQFCDDYLSVAAFKDYSPNGLQVDGGQAIKRIITGVTACEALIDAAIDTQAQAIMVHHGYFWKGEPEPLVSMKGRRIRKLMQHGISLIAYHLPLDAHPLIGNNAKLAEALNLTITGPLYPDESYPVGNIASGQPQTAESLITSITQTLQRTPLHIAGHYYHTDNQPANARLIERIGICTGGAQDMIEQAAAMGCDAFISGEISERTTHSARELGIDYFACGHHATERGGIKALGNLVAEKFDIPVTFIDIDNPA, encoded by the coding sequence ATGACCATAAATAATAGTAACCCTAATAATAACACCACCCTATCTCAGCCTACTATCAGCGCTCAAGCACTAACCCAGTTTTGTGACGACTATTTATCGGTGGCGGCCTTTAAAGACTACTCACCCAACGGCTTACAGGTCGATGGCGGTCAAGCCATCAAGCGTATAATTACCGGTGTAACGGCTTGCGAAGCATTAATTGACGCAGCCATCGATACTCAAGCACAAGCTATTATGGTACATCATGGTTACTTTTGGAAGGGAGAGCCTGAGCCGTTAGTGAGCATGAAAGGTCGCCGTATTCGTAAGCTCATGCAACATGGCATCTCGTTAATCGCTTATCATCTACCGCTTGATGCTCATCCCCTTATTGGTAATAATGCCAAATTGGCTGAAGCCCTGAATCTGACGATTACTGGGCCGCTTTACCCCGATGAATCTTATCCTGTCGGCAATATAGCCAGTGGTCAGCCTCAAACGGCTGAAAGCCTAATAACTAGTATTACCCAAACCTTACAGCGCACGCCCTTGCATATCGCAGGTCACTACTATCACACTGATAACCAGCCCGCTAATGCAAGATTGATTGAACGTATTGGCATATGTACCGGCGGCGCCCAAGATATGATCGAACAGGCGGCCGCTATGGGCTGTGATGCCTTTATCTCAGGCGAGATATCAGAACGAACCACTCACAGTGCCCGAGAGCTAGGTATTGATTATTTCGCCTGCGGTCATCATGCAACTGAACGTGGTGGTATAAAAGCTTTGGGCAATCTAGTCGCTGAAAAATTCGACATACCGGTCACCTTTATCGATATCGATAATCCTGCTTGA